The proteins below come from a single Saccharopolyspora sp. SCSIO 74807 genomic window:
- a CDS encoding DUF3488 and transglutaminase-like domain-containing protein, with product MIDGQAIRATLAAAVAVLCAATSFTGIFADARWMVPAALTVAVVSGTGLLGRTLRWWPPLVAIAQLVVLLALLSALFTQQAVLGVLPGPAAVGQLSEVLSEALGAVRGGVPPVAADPALQCLVCLGLGFVAALIDVIAVTAGTPAVAGLVLLCVVAIPASLAQSMLPWWTFAISAAGFALLLASAGRHVQGRPDSWSLGSRGAALGAAAAVIGLLTGVVFTGVGTEGRLPGSNSAGYGPGSGGVGLRPFTSLRGQLNRDDEADLFRVRGLPEQTYLRAMTLSRFDPQQGWSLGPLTRGVDAQQPLPPPEGTDTVAPGPTATVGIDPVGYRDPWLPIFGMPTGVSGMGAGWRYDPASGIVFTQTRQQSRPYTEQLRLPSPSPEALRNATGPEPVDRTYLDKAGVTPRISELADQVTAGAPTRFDKAMALQRFFTDPANGFRYDLSTAPPAGGSALEDFLFGGKRGFCEQFASSMAVLLRSEGIPSRVAVGFTPGYQDGDQRVITTNDAHAWVEAYFPHYGWITFDPTPLGDGRTALPAYAQPPPPPAPSPAPETGQEPAPPPAPSEPGTPPQAEPPAQPQSGSWFGVTAATAGVLLLVVLLAGAPAAVRELRRRQHLRAAAGGSAAAAWRELLNELADRGEHPDRSRTVRTTATELADRHELGPESSRALHELVEAVEREWYAPAGRVATATAAPDAALRTVLAGLRQQHPMSWRDRLLPRSLLSDTPLRRS from the coding sequence GTGATCGACGGCCAGGCGATTCGCGCGACGCTGGCGGCCGCGGTGGCCGTGCTGTGCGCGGCGACCTCGTTCACCGGGATCTTCGCCGACGCGCGCTGGATGGTTCCGGCGGCGTTGACCGTCGCGGTGGTCAGCGGGACCGGGCTGCTCGGCCGCACGCTGCGCTGGTGGCCGCCGCTGGTCGCGATCGCCCAGCTCGTCGTGCTGCTCGCGCTGCTTTCGGCGCTGTTCACCCAGCAAGCAGTGCTGGGCGTGCTGCCGGGTCCGGCCGCCGTCGGGCAACTGTCCGAAGTGCTCTCCGAGGCGCTGGGGGCGGTGCGCGGAGGTGTTCCGCCGGTGGCCGCCGACCCGGCGTTGCAGTGCCTGGTGTGCCTCGGGCTGGGATTCGTCGCCGCGCTGATCGACGTGATCGCGGTGACCGCGGGCACGCCAGCGGTGGCCGGTCTGGTGCTGCTGTGCGTGGTCGCCATCCCCGCTTCGCTGGCCCAGAGCATGCTGCCGTGGTGGACGTTCGCGATCAGCGCCGCCGGGTTCGCGCTGCTGCTGGCATCGGCGGGCAGGCATGTGCAGGGGCGGCCGGACAGCTGGTCGCTCGGTTCCCGCGGTGCCGCGCTGGGTGCAGCGGCCGCCGTGATCGGGCTGCTCACCGGGGTCGTGTTCACCGGAGTGGGCACCGAGGGGCGGCTGCCCGGTTCGAACTCGGCCGGGTACGGGCCGGGCAGCGGCGGCGTCGGGCTGCGCCCGTTCACCTCGCTGCGCGGCCAGCTCAACCGGGATGACGAGGCGGACCTGTTCCGGGTCCGCGGCCTGCCGGAGCAGACGTACCTGCGGGCGATGACGCTGAGCAGGTTCGACCCGCAACAGGGCTGGAGCCTCGGCCCGCTGACCCGCGGCGTGGACGCCCAGCAGCCGCTGCCGCCGCCGGAGGGCACCGACACCGTCGCGCCGGGTCCGACCGCGACGGTCGGCATCGACCCGGTCGGCTACCGCGACCCGTGGCTGCCGATCTTCGGGATGCCGACCGGGGTGTCCGGGATGGGCGCGGGCTGGCGCTACGACCCGGCCAGCGGAATCGTGTTCACCCAGACCCGCCAGCAGAGCCGCCCCTACACCGAGCAGCTCCGGCTGCCGTCCCCCAGCCCGGAGGCGCTGCGCAACGCGACCGGACCGGAGCCGGTCGACCGGACCTACCTGGACAAGGCCGGAGTGACGCCGCGGATCTCCGAGCTGGCCGATCAGGTCACCGCTGGCGCGCCGACCCGGTTCGACAAGGCGATGGCGCTGCAGCGGTTCTTCACCGACCCGGCCAACGGCTTCCGCTACGACCTCAGCACCGCCCCGCCCGCAGGCGGCTCCGCGCTGGAGGACTTCCTGTTCGGCGGCAAGCGCGGGTTCTGCGAGCAGTTCGCCTCGTCGATGGCCGTGCTGCTGCGTTCCGAAGGCATCCCCTCCCGCGTGGCGGTCGGCTTCACGCCCGGCTACCAGGACGGCGACCAGCGGGTGATCACGACCAACGACGCGCACGCGTGGGTGGAGGCGTACTTCCCGCACTACGGGTGGATCACGTTCGACCCGACCCCGCTCGGCGACGGGCGCACCGCACTGCCCGCGTACGCGCAGCCGCCGCCCCCGCCCGCTCCGTCGCCGGCTCCGGAGACGGGCCAGGAGCCGGCACCGCCGCCCGCTCCGTCCGAGCCGGGCACGCCGCCGCAGGCCGAGCCGCCCGCTCAGCCGCAAAGCGGCTCCTGGTTCGGGGTGACCGCGGCGACGGCGGGAGTCCTGCTGCTGGTCGTCCTGCTGGCCGGGGCACCGGCCGCGGTCCGCGAACTCCGCCGCAGGCAGCACTTGCGGGCCGCCGCGGGCGGGTCGGCGGCCGCCGCCTGGCGGGAGTTGCTGAACGAACTCGCCGACCGCGGCGAGCACCCGGACCGCAGCCGCACCGTGCGCACCACGGCCACCGAGCTCGCCGACCGACACGAGCTCGGTCCGGAAAGCTCCCGCGCACTGCACGAGCTGGTCGAAGCGGTCGAGCGGGAGTGGTACGCCCCGGCGGGCCGGGTCGCCACCGCCACCGCCGCCCCGGATGCCGCGCTGCGCACCGTCCTGGCCGGGCTGCGGCAGCAGCATCCGATGAGCTGGCGGGATCGGCTGCTGCCCCGCTCGCTGCTGTCGGACACTCCGCTGCGCCGGAGCTGA
- a CDS encoding DUF3040 domain-containing protein: protein MPLSEHEQRMLDQIERALYAEDPKFASTVRGGRLQRPSRRRRLQGIAVFVLGLILLVVGVVIPVKPAGIPVVSVVGFLVMFGGAVIVLSAMRGGGGQDAESEAAEGGGSSGGGRKQQPEPRAKGSFAQRMEDRFRKRFDR from the coding sequence ATGCCACTCTCCGAGCACGAGCAGCGGATGCTCGACCAGATCGAGCGCGCGCTCTACGCCGAGGATCCGAAGTTCGCCTCCACGGTTCGCGGCGGGCGGTTGCAGCGCCCGTCGCGGCGGCGTCGCCTGCAGGGCATCGCCGTGTTCGTGCTGGGGTTGATCCTGCTGGTGGTCGGCGTGGTGATACCGGTCAAACCGGCCGGTATCCCCGTGGTGAGCGTGGTCGGCTTCCTCGTGATGTTCGGCGGAGCAGTGATCGTCCTGTCCGCGATGCGCGGTGGCGGCGGCCAGGACGCCGAGTCGGAGGCCGCGGAAGGCGGGGGCTCTTCCGGCGGCGGCCGCAAGCAGCAGCCCGAACCCCGCGCCAAGGGTTCGTTCGCACAGCGGATGGAGGATCGCTTCCGCAAGCGATTCGACCGCTAG
- a CDS encoding bifunctional 2-polyprenyl-6-hydroxyphenol methylase/3-demethylubiquinol 3-O-methyltransferase UbiG — protein MRSDAVHRVLEEEIAEARSRRDGRPPRVLDVGGGSGVWAVPLASTGCEVTVVDPSPNALATLQRRAADAGVAELITALQGDTEALHNYTPPGGADLVLGHGLLEYVDDVATSLSSLVAASAPGGAVSVLVANRYAAVLGRALAGRLPEALRVFHDPDGRLDGTTDTVLRRFDTEELKRRMQDAGLAVELVQGQDVFGYLVPGTVSEGVPGTTSDAAAGAGSESSAADALAELERGAAARPPLRDIATRLHAVGRVVG, from the coding sequence ATGAGATCGGACGCCGTCCACCGCGTGCTGGAAGAAGAGATCGCCGAAGCCCGCAGCCGCCGGGACGGACGGCCCCCGCGGGTGCTCGACGTCGGCGGCGGCAGCGGGGTGTGGGCGGTACCGCTGGCCTCCACCGGCTGCGAGGTCACGGTGGTCGACCCGAGCCCGAACGCGCTGGCCACGCTGCAGCGCCGTGCCGCCGACGCGGGTGTCGCCGAACTGATCACCGCGTTGCAGGGCGACACCGAGGCGCTGCACAACTACACCCCGCCCGGTGGGGCCGACCTGGTGCTCGGGCACGGCTTGCTGGAGTACGTCGACGACGTGGCCACCTCGCTGTCGTCGCTGGTCGCAGCCAGCGCTCCCGGCGGGGCGGTGTCGGTGCTGGTGGCGAACCGGTACGCGGCGGTGCTGGGCCGCGCGCTGGCCGGGCGGCTGCCCGAGGCGCTGCGGGTGTTCCACGATCCGGACGGCAGGCTCGACGGGACGACCGACACGGTGCTGCGGCGGTTCGACACCGAGGAGCTGAAACGCCGGATGCAGGACGCCGGGCTGGCGGTAGAGCTGGTGCAGGGCCAGGACGTGTTCGGGTACCTGGTGCCCGGCACCGTTTCCGAAGGCGTGCCCGGCACGACCTCGGATGCCGCGGCAGGCGCGGGTTCCGAGAGCAGCGCCGCCGATGCGCTGGCAGAGCTGGAACGCGGCGCCGCCGCCCGCCCGCCGCTGCGCGACATCGCGACCCGGCTGCACGCCGTCGGCCGGGTGGTCGGCTGA
- a CDS encoding ParA family protein gives MQTVAVLSLKGGVGKTTVVLGLASAAMRRGARTLVVDLDPQCNATAALEPDETELGLSDVLADPRPEVLRSAVGPSGWGEQVDVLVGSEDAELHNGGTDGSRSDLAKLTEALSALETLIADGDLPYQLVLLDCPPSLGRLTRSALIAADRALLVTEPTIFAVSGVQRAFEAVQAERENNPRLQPLGVVVNRVRPRSHEHQFRIDELREIFGPLVMPVALPDRLAVQQAQGACLPIHQWGTPGAREVALGFNLLLARTLRAGRQRRGAEPPIDEATAADDPGDAELDADELQED, from the coding sequence GTGCAAACCGTGGCAGTGCTCAGCCTCAAGGGCGGAGTCGGCAAGACGACCGTGGTGCTCGGGCTCGCTTCGGCAGCCATGCGCCGCGGTGCGCGGACCTTGGTGGTCGACCTGGACCCGCAGTGCAACGCGACCGCCGCGCTGGAACCGGACGAGACCGAGCTGGGCCTCAGCGATGTGCTGGCCGACCCGCGCCCGGAGGTGCTGCGGTCGGCGGTGGGGCCCAGCGGGTGGGGCGAACAGGTCGATGTGCTGGTGGGCTCGGAAGACGCCGAGCTGCACAACGGCGGTACCGACGGGAGCCGCAGCGACCTGGCGAAGCTCACCGAGGCGTTATCCGCGTTGGAGACCCTGATCGCGGACGGGGACCTGCCGTACCAGCTGGTGCTGCTGGACTGCCCGCCTTCGCTGGGGCGGTTGACGCGCTCGGCGCTGATCGCGGCGGACCGGGCGCTGCTGGTGACCGAGCCCACGATCTTCGCGGTTTCCGGGGTGCAGCGGGCGTTCGAGGCGGTGCAGGCCGAGCGGGAGAACAACCCGCGGTTGCAACCGCTGGGTGTGGTGGTGAACCGGGTGCGGCCGCGGTCGCACGAGCACCAGTTCCGGATCGACGAGCTCCGGGAGATCTTCGGGCCGCTGGTGATGCCGGTGGCGCTGCCGGACCGGCTCGCGGTGCAGCAGGCGCAGGGCGCTTGCCTGCCGATCCACCAGTGGGGCACGCCGGGAGCGCGCGAGGTCGCGCTCGGGTTCAACCTGCTGCTGGCGCGCACGCTGCGCGCCGGGCGGCAGCGGCGTGGTGCCGAGCCACCGATCGATGAGGCGACTGCGGCCGACGATCCGGGCGACGCGGAACTCGACGCCGACGAGCTCCAGGAGGACTGA
- a CDS encoding DNA-formamidopyrimidine glycosylase family protein, whose protein sequence is MPEGDTVFLTCHRLHEALAGRALVRGELRHPRLSTLDLTGRVVREVRPIGKHLLTRFECGWTLHSHLRMDGAWHLYSPRARWRRPAHQVRALLAVPERTAVGFNLHDLRWLRTGEEDELVGHLGPDLLSPDWDEAMRTEAVRRLRSDPEREIGLALLDQSVLAGLGNIYKTEVCFLLRRSPWTPAGEVDADRAVQLGRELLLRNAWRPEQATTGDPRREAKHWVYGRRTCLRCASAVLRDEQGAGTEERVAYHCPRCQP, encoded by the coding sequence CTGCCGGAAGGCGACACGGTGTTCCTGACCTGCCACCGCCTGCACGAGGCGCTGGCCGGCCGGGCGCTGGTGCGCGGCGAACTCCGGCACCCTCGTCTGTCCACTTTGGATCTCACGGGCCGGGTGGTGCGCGAGGTGCGCCCGATCGGCAAACACCTGCTCACCCGGTTCGAGTGCGGCTGGACGCTGCACAGCCACCTGCGGATGGACGGCGCCTGGCACCTGTACTCGCCGCGCGCCCGCTGGCGGCGGCCTGCGCACCAGGTGCGGGCGCTGCTCGCGGTTCCGGAGCGGACCGCGGTCGGGTTCAACCTGCACGATCTGCGATGGCTGCGCACCGGCGAAGAGGACGAGCTGGTGGGCCACCTCGGCCCGGACCTGCTGTCCCCGGACTGGGACGAGGCGATGCGCACCGAAGCGGTCCGCAGGCTGCGGTCCGACCCCGAGCGCGAGATCGGTCTCGCGCTGCTGGACCAATCCGTGCTGGCCGGGCTCGGCAACATCTACAAGACCGAGGTGTGCTTCCTGCTGCGCCGCTCGCCGTGGACCCCGGCGGGCGAGGTGGATGCGGACCGCGCGGTGCAACTGGGCCGCGAACTGCTGCTGCGCAACGCGTGGCGCCCGGAACAAGCCACCACCGGCGATCCGCGCCGCGAGGCGAAGCACTGGGTTTACGGCCGCCGCACCTGCCTGCGCTGCGCAAGCGCGGTGCTGCGCGACGAGCAGGGCGCGGGCACCGAGGAACGCGTCGCCTACCACTGCCCGCGCTGCCAGCCGTGA
- a CDS encoding solute carrier family 23 protein codes for MALWTVHGNGRHLVDEAVVGSEERLSWPLTIGFGLQHLLAMFGTTALVPALTGFPAATTFLFSGIGTLLFLVITRNRVPGYLGASFAFVVPMGAAVDHGGAGPGALLGAIMIVGLVLVAFGIAVKALGARLLESAMPPVVTGGIVLMLGLSLAGQTVTSFRAQPVPAVVTLVVVVLATVLSRGMLRRLAVLLGVLAGWGCAGLAGQVDAARLHAVADADWFGVPQVLSPQLHLSAVPFVAPMVLVLAAELVGNGKAVAAMSGRNLDGHVGDALIGGGLANSLAGSGGGSALSSYAPNVGVMAAARVYSTAACMVAAVGAVLLAFCPKLHALIGTIPPGVLGGAMFVVVGVLALVGVRIWSEAGVDFADPVNLAVLGTALVAGVGDLTLSLGALRITGLVWGSIGIVLVYPVLRSLADAVSAHREEIPGG; via the coding sequence GTGGCGTTGTGGACCGTGCACGGCAACGGTCGTCACTTGGTGGACGAAGCGGTCGTGGGGTCCGAAGAACGCCTCAGCTGGCCGTTGACCATCGGATTCGGGCTCCAGCACCTGCTGGCCATGTTCGGCACCACCGCCCTGGTGCCCGCGCTGACCGGTTTTCCCGCCGCCACGACGTTCTTGTTCTCCGGCATCGGCACCCTGCTGTTCCTGGTGATCACCCGCAACCGGGTGCCCGGCTACCTCGGTGCCTCGTTCGCCTTCGTCGTGCCGATGGGCGCGGCCGTCGATCACGGCGGTGCCGGTCCGGGCGCGCTGCTCGGCGCGATCATGATCGTGGGGCTGGTGCTGGTCGCGTTCGGGATCGCGGTCAAAGCGCTCGGCGCGCGGCTGCTGGAATCGGCGATGCCCCCGGTGGTGACCGGGGGCATCGTGCTGATGCTGGGGTTGAGCCTGGCCGGGCAGACGGTGACGTCGTTCCGCGCGCAGCCGGTGCCCGCGGTGGTGACGCTGGTCGTCGTGGTGCTGGCGACGGTGCTCAGCCGCGGCATGTTGCGGCGGCTGGCGGTCCTGCTCGGAGTGCTCGCCGGATGGGGCTGCGCCGGGCTCGCCGGCCAGGTGGACGCGGCACGGCTGCACGCGGTGGCCGATGCCGACTGGTTCGGGGTTCCGCAGGTGCTGAGCCCGCAGCTGCACCTGTCCGCGGTGCCGTTCGTGGCCCCGATGGTGCTGGTGCTGGCCGCCGAACTCGTCGGCAACGGCAAAGCGGTCGCGGCGATGAGCGGGCGCAACCTGGACGGGCACGTCGGCGACGCGCTGATCGGCGGCGGGCTGGCGAACTCGCTGGCCGGTTCCGGCGGCGGTTCGGCGTTGAGCAGCTACGCACCGAACGTCGGCGTGATGGCCGCGGCGCGGGTGTACTCGACGGCGGCGTGCATGGTCGCGGCGGTGGGCGCGGTGCTGCTGGCGTTCTGCCCGAAGCTGCACGCGCTGATCGGCACGATTCCGCCGGGCGTGCTCGGCGGCGCGATGTTCGTGGTGGTCGGCGTGCTCGCGCTGGTCGGGGTGCGGATCTGGAGCGAAGCCGGAGTGGACTTCGCCGACCCGGTCAACCTGGCCGTGCTGGGCACCGCGCTGGTGGCCGGGGTGGGCGACCTGACGTTGTCGCTGGGCGCGCTGCGGATCACCGGGCTGGTGTGGGGTTCGATCGGGATCGTGCTGGTGTACCCGGTGCTGCGGAGCCTGGCCGACGCCGTGTCGGCGCACCGGGAGGAGATACCCGGCGGCTGA
- the pspM gene encoding phage shock envelope stress response protein PspM has translation MPPQKKELAEWGEAALRELRGPIAGEFRRKLARWRDPRARLLRKRKRSRQTAITGTVGTGVFAAGSYGAFAPHVFGMPAAQPLETMLDVAAFGIGGAAVATAVGAVASWRQYRKLCKVPLPEAAPEPVELPPNGSQAREPMRSLRDAEQSMHQALQQLSTAGFGEAADARDTANRAAAALREVSARLQAVEAALPHVPASEQEPLRADVQRLRGELDEGVEGYRHLVAAAGRAVAASGGPEQRHAVQDASDRLAGLATALLELGRGSGDTGQPRNS, from the coding sequence ATGCCGCCGCAGAAGAAGGAGCTGGCGGAATGGGGCGAGGCCGCGCTGCGCGAGCTGCGCGGCCCGATCGCCGGTGAGTTCCGCCGCAAGCTCGCGCGGTGGCGTGATCCGCGCGCCAGGTTGCTGCGCAAGCGCAAGCGCAGCAGGCAGACCGCCATCACGGGAACCGTGGGCACCGGGGTGTTCGCGGCCGGCTCGTACGGGGCGTTCGCGCCGCACGTGTTCGGCATGCCCGCGGCTCAGCCGCTGGAGACGATGCTGGACGTGGCCGCGTTCGGCATCGGCGGTGCCGCGGTCGCGACCGCGGTCGGCGCGGTCGCCTCGTGGCGGCAGTACCGCAAGCTGTGCAAGGTGCCGCTGCCGGAGGCCGCGCCGGAACCGGTGGAGTTGCCGCCGAACGGCTCGCAGGCGCGGGAGCCGATGCGCAGTCTCCGCGACGCGGAGCAGAGCATGCACCAGGCGCTGCAGCAGCTGAGCACGGCCGGTTTCGGCGAAGCCGCGGACGCCCGGGACACCGCGAACCGAGCTGCGGCCGCGCTGCGCGAGGTTTCGGCGCGGCTGCAGGCGGTGGAGGCGGCGCTGCCGCACGTGCCCGCCTCCGAGCAGGAACCGCTGCGCGCGGATGTGCAGCGGTTGCGCGGTGAACTCGACGAGGGCGTGGAGGGCTACCGCCACTTGGTCGCCGCAGCGGGACGCGCCGTCGCTGCCAGCGGAGGGCCGGAGCAGCGGCACGCCGTGCAGGACGCTTCGGACCGCTTGGCCGGGCTGGCGACCGCGCTGCTCGAGCTCGGGCGGGGCAGTGGCGATACCGGGCAGCCGCGGAATTCTTGA
- a CDS encoding PspA/IM30 family protein — translation MANPFVKFWKYLMASFSSKVDENADPKVQIQQAIEDAQRQHQSLSQQAASVIGNQRQLEMKLNRQLGEVEKLQSSARQALTMADQARSEGDTAKAEKYEETATQLASQLVTAEQGVEDLKTLHDQSLQAAEQAKQAVERNSQMLQQKIAERTKLLSQLEQAKMQEQASNSLKQMSDMAAPGNTPSLDEVRDKIERRYSTALGEAELAQNSVQGRMMEVQQASIDAAGSNRLEQLRASMGSNDQQQVTGGQQQQVTGGQAAEPSTQPQQQQQNPQTGQV, via the coding sequence ATGGCCAATCCGTTCGTGAAGTTCTGGAAGTACCTGATGGCGTCGTTCTCGTCGAAGGTCGACGAGAACGCCGATCCGAAGGTGCAGATCCAGCAGGCCATCGAGGATGCGCAGCGTCAGCACCAGAGCCTGTCGCAGCAGGCCGCATCGGTGATCGGCAACCAGCGGCAGCTGGAGATGAAGCTGAACCGCCAGCTCGGCGAGGTCGAGAAGCTGCAGTCCTCGGCGCGGCAGGCGTTGACGATGGCCGACCAGGCGCGTTCCGAAGGCGACACGGCCAAGGCGGAGAAGTACGAGGAGACCGCCACCCAGCTGGCCAGCCAGCTGGTCACCGCCGAGCAGGGGGTCGAGGACCTCAAGACGCTGCACGACCAGTCGCTGCAGGCCGCCGAGCAGGCCAAGCAGGCGGTGGAGCGCAACTCGCAGATGCTGCAGCAGAAGATCGCCGAGCGCACGAAGCTGCTCAGCCAGCTCGAGCAGGCGAAGATGCAGGAGCAGGCGTCGAACTCGCTCAAGCAGATGTCCGACATGGCCGCGCCCGGCAACACGCCCTCGCTGGACGAGGTGCGGGACAAGATCGAGCGCCGCTACAGCACCGCCCTCGGTGAGGCGGAGCTGGCGCAGAACAGCGTGCAGGGCCGGATGATGGAGGTCCAGCAGGCTTCCATCGACGCCGCGGGCTCGAACCGGCTGGAGCAGCTGCGCGCCTCGATGGGCAGCAACGATCAGCAGCAGGTCACCGGCGGGCAACAGCAGCAGGTCACCGGCGGGCAGGCGGCCGAGCCGTCCACCCAGCCGCAACAGCAGCAGCAGAACCCGCAGACCGGCCAGGTCTGA
- a CDS encoding helix-turn-helix domain-containing protein, with product MTVLLREAVGERLRRARTAQSRTLRDVSRAARVSLGYLSEVERGRKEASSELLASICGALDVPLPELLVTVAGDLDGAGSMLTPAMVEQADSGFDGGTLVPSLAGTDLAETGLAGAEFAEVGAEAQASAAADESAEDRKLQPVLSQRISAPVRNSGGVVVAA from the coding sequence ATGACCGTGTTGTTGCGGGAAGCGGTCGGAGAACGGCTGCGCCGCGCCCGGACCGCTCAGTCTCGTACGCTGCGGGACGTCTCGCGCGCCGCCCGGGTGAGCCTCGGCTACCTCTCGGAGGTGGAACGGGGCCGCAAGGAGGCGTCGAGCGAACTGCTGGCCTCGATCTGCGGCGCGCTGGACGTGCCGCTGCCGGAACTGCTGGTGACCGTGGCCGGCGATCTGGACGGGGCGGGCTCGATGCTGACCCCGGCGATGGTCGAGCAGGCCGACTCCGGTTTCGACGGCGGGACGCTGGTGCCGAGCCTGGCGGGCACCGACCTCGCCGAGACCGGCCTGGCGGGCGCGGAATTCGCCGAGGTGGGTGCCGAGGCGCAGGCGAGCGCCGCGGCGGACGAATCCGCCGAGGACCGCAAGCTGCAGCCGGTGCTCAGCCAGCGGATCAGCGCTCCGGTGCGCAACTCCGGCGGCGTCGTGGTGGCCGCTTAG
- a CDS encoding CinA family protein, with product MTAAEHDLVAGVLARLRSRGETVATAESLTAGLLSAALTEVAGASAVVRGGLVVYATELKAELAGVDPALLATGGAVQPKVAEQLAAGARDRCRASWGVGLTGAAGPDPQDGAAPGTVHIGFAGPSVATVFSTRLDGDRSAVRAAAIRVALEQFGALLG from the coding sequence GTGACCGCCGCCGAGCACGATCTCGTCGCAGGCGTGCTGGCTCGCCTGCGCTCCCGCGGCGAGACCGTCGCCACCGCCGAGTCGCTGACGGCCGGTCTGCTCTCGGCGGCGTTGACGGAGGTCGCCGGGGCCAGCGCGGTCGTGCGGGGCGGGCTGGTCGTCTACGCCACCGAGCTCAAGGCCGAGCTGGCGGGCGTGGATCCCGCGCTGCTGGCCACGGGCGGTGCGGTGCAGCCGAAGGTCGCCGAGCAGCTCGCCGCGGGCGCGCGGGACCGCTGCCGAGCGTCGTGGGGTGTGGGGCTGACCGGGGCCGCCGGGCCGGATCCGCAAGATGGCGCCGCGCCGGGGACCGTGCACATCGGCTTCGCCGGGCCGTCGGTTGCGACCGTGTTCTCCACGCGTCTCGACGGTGATCGTTCTGCCGTCCGGGCGGCGGCCATTCGGGTGGCGTTGGAACAGTTCGGCGCCCTGCTGGGTTGA
- the pgsA gene encoding CDP-diacylglycerol--glycerol-3-phosphate 3-phosphatidyltransferase yields the protein MTAESAASSSPTPGGPVERPVPLVNIANVLTVSRLAMVPVFLVTLLWGDGHELLWRWLATAVFLIASITDRVDGDLARKRGLVTDFGKIADPIADKALTGSALIGLSLLGDLSWWATSIIIARELFVTILRFWVIRHGVIPASRGGKLKTLLQAIAIGLYLMPLGALGAPVAWTVMAAAVLVTVLTGLDYVVRAVRLRAAGEQAAEQRP from the coding sequence ATGACGGCCGAGAGCGCGGCATCGAGCTCGCCCACTCCCGGTGGGCCGGTCGAACGACCGGTGCCGCTGGTGAACATCGCCAACGTGCTGACCGTGTCCAGGCTGGCGATGGTGCCGGTGTTCCTGGTGACCCTGCTGTGGGGCGACGGGCACGAGCTGCTGTGGCGGTGGCTGGCGACCGCGGTGTTCCTGATCGCCTCGATCACCGACCGCGTGGACGGCGACCTGGCGCGCAAGCGCGGGCTGGTCACCGACTTCGGCAAGATCGCCGATCCGATCGCGGACAAGGCGTTGACCGGCTCGGCGCTGATCGGGCTAAGCCTGCTCGGCGACCTGTCCTGGTGGGCCACCTCGATCATCATCGCGCGTGAGTTGTTCGTCACAATCCTGCGGTTCTGGGTGATCCGGCACGGCGTGATCCCCGCCAGCCGCGGCGGGAAGCTGAAGACGCTGCTGCAAGCGATCGCGATCGGGCTGTACCTGATGCCGCTCGGCGCGCTGGGGGCTCCGGTCGCCTGGACGGTGATGGCCGCTGCGGTGCTGGTCACGGTGCTGACCGGGCTGGACTACGTGGTCCGCGCGGTGCGGCTGCGAGCGGCGGGCGAGCAAGCCGCGGAGCAGCGGCCGTGA
- a CDS encoding Uma2 family endonuclease produces MTATMERGTHEHRPEAPEQSGAPEQSGGRPTARETAERLWQDPALDGFRIEAMSGRVVVTPPPDGGHGVALTRLMRILDRQVVEENQLEVIQNLGLALPEGPGDFALPDLAVVDEDFREHRLPGSQYPPELFHLVVEITSSNWQDDLRIKPEAYARAGVPVYLIGDREHGEAKVLWRPENGEYRSIAAYSRGDALKLPGDVAVEIPVDVLLQS; encoded by the coding sequence ATGACCGCCACGATGGAACGCGGCACGCACGAGCATCGCCCGGAAGCTCCGGAGCAGTCGGGAGCCCCGGAACAGTCCGGCGGCAGGCCGACCGCGCGGGAGACCGCCGAGCGGTTGTGGCAGGACCCCGCGCTGGACGGCTTCCGCATCGAGGCGATGAGCGGAAGGGTTGTCGTGACTCCACCTCCTGACGGCGGCCACGGGGTGGCCCTCACCAGGCTGATGCGCATCCTCGACCGGCAGGTCGTCGAGGAGAACCAGCTGGAAGTGATCCAGAACCTGGGCCTTGCGCTGCCCGAAGGGCCGGGCGACTTCGCGCTTCCCGACCTCGCGGTGGTCGACGAGGACTTCCGCGAACACCGCCTGCCCGGTTCGCAGTACCCGCCCGAGCTCTTCCACCTCGTCGTCGAGATCACTTCTTCGAACTGGCAGGACGACCTGCGCATCAAACCGGAGGCGTACGCGCGGGCCGGTGTCCCGGTGTACCTGATCGGCGACCGCGAACACGGCGAGGCCAAGGTGCTGTGGCGGCCGGAGAACGGCGAATACCGCAGCATCGCGGCTTATTCGCGGGGTGACGCGTTGAAGTTGCCCGGCGATGTCGCGGTGGAGATCCCGGTGGACGTGCTGCTGCAAAGCTGA